TCCAGGGCGGCACGCAGCACGCCGACGTGGTCGGCGACCCGCTGCCAGGCACGGGCGAGGAGGGCGGGGTCGGTGACGCCGTCGAGCTCGAAGGTCATCTGCTCGGAGTAGGTGCCCGAGTCCGACAGGGTGTGGAAGAGCATGCCGCTCTGCATGGGCGTGAGCGGGTGGATGTCCTCGATGTCGCGTCCGGTTCCGGCGATCCGGTCCACGGCTGCCTGGTCGAGCCGGGCCAGCGGGAAGTCGGACGGTGTCACGCCGCCGCTCTCGGGGCGCAGGCAGTGCTCCACCACGCCGCGCAGGGCGGCGAGGAACGCGTCGGCGAGCTGCTGGACGGTGTCGGTGCGGTGGACGCCGGGGGCGTGGATCCAGTCGATGCGCAGTTCACCGTCGCCGACGTCGGCAACGATGTCGATGAGGTGCGGGCGGGGCTGCTCGGGGGCCTGGTCGGTGCCGAGCGGCGCAAGGCGGGCGCGCACCAGACCGCTGTCGCTGGTGATGCCGTCCCACTGGCCAAGGTAGTTGAAGCTGATCTCGGGGGGCGGAGCGGTGGCGAGGGCGGTGTGCGCGGGACTGCCCGGCTCCGACAGGTGGCGCAGGGCTCCGTGGCCGATGCCGCGGCCCGGGACGGCCCGCAGCTGCTCCTTCAGGGACTTCAGAGCCTGCCCCCAGTCGCCGTCGGGGACGTCCAGGGTGACGGGGTGGATGGTGGTGAACCAGCCGACGGTGCGGGACAGGTCGATGTCGTCGAAGAGTTCCTCGCGGCCGTGGCCTTCGAGGGCGATGGTGACGGGGGCGCCCGTCCAGTCGCGCAGAACGCGGCCGAGGGCGGTCAGCAGGACGTCGTTGATGTGGGTGCGATATGCGGCGGGTACGCGCTGCAGCAGGGCCTCGGTCTCGGCGCGGCTGAGGCGTACGGAGGCGCTGGCCGCGTCCCCGAAGGTGTTGGCTCTGATGTCGTGGCCGTCGCGGGGCAGCGGACGGACGGCGCCGGACGTCTCCTGCCAGTGGGGGATCTCGTCGTCGAGGGCGCCGGAGCGGACGTGTGCGGCCAGGCGCCGCGCCCACTGCTGACAGCTGCTCGACTTGACGCCGAGGTCGACGGTCCGCCCCTCTGCCAGTTGTGCGTACGCGGTGGCCAGGTCCTCCAGGACGACGCGCCAGGACACCCCGTCCATCACCAGGTGGTGCACCGTCAGGAACAGACGGGGCAGCCGGGACGGGCCGAGGCGGAAGAACACCCCCTTGGCCAGAACTCCGCTCATCAGGTCGAGCGAGCGCTGCGCCGCGAGGGCGGCATCGTGCAGGGCGGCGTCCCGCTCCTCGTCCGCGAGGGCGGAGAGGTCTCGCACGGTCAGCGGCTGCGCGGGGGCGCCGCCGCCGTACTCCTGGATCCACTCGGTGCCCTGGCGCGTGTAGCGCATACGCAGGGCGTCGTGGTGGGTGACCACCGCGTCGAGCGCCCTCTCCAGCAGCGCGGTGTCGGTCTCCGGGGCCAGTTCGACCTGTACCGACATGCCGTAGTGGTGGGGGTTGACGGTGTGTTCGGTGAAGAACCAGTCCTGGATGGGGGTGAGGGCGACCTCGCCCGCGGCATCGGCCGGTGCGGCGGCGGAGGGCCGCTCGGCAGTGTCCACGACTCCCGCGAGGGCGGCGATGCTCTGGTGGAGGAACAGCAGTTTCGAGGTGAGGTGGAGTCCGGCCCGGCGGGCACGGGAGACGACCTGGATGGACAGGATCGAGTCCCCGCCCAGGTCGAAGAAGTTGTCGTGGACACCGACCTTCTCCACCCCGAGGACGTCCGCCCAGACGGCGGCGAGGATCTCCTCCGTCCCGTCGCGCGGCGCGGTGTAATCCGAACCGGGCCCACCCGCCCGGACCTCGGGCTCGGGCAGGGCCCGCCGGTCCACCTTGCCGCTCGGAGTGAGCGGCAGCCCCTCCAGCGACACGAACAACGCGGGCACCATGTAGTCCGGCAGCGTGCCGGCGAGGTGGGAGCGGAGCTCACCGGTGGTGAGGTCGTGGTCGGTCACCAGGTAGCCGACCAGGCGCGCCCGGCCGGCCTCGTCGCGGTGGACGGCCACCACCGCGTCCCGCACGTCCGGGTGGCGGCCCAGGGCGGTCTCGATCTCGCCGAGCTCGATGCGGAAGCCGCGGACCTTGACCTGGTCGTCGGCGCGCCCCAGGTACTCGAGGCTGCCGTCGGCCCGCCAGCGGGCCACGTCACCCGAGCGGTACATGCGCTCGCCCGGCGCGCCGTACGGGTCGGCCGTGAAGCGCTCGGCAGTCAGGCCGGGCCGCCCGTGGTAGCCGCGGGCCAGGTGCGGGCCGGCGATGTACAGCTCGCCCGGCACGCCGACGGGCACGGGCTGGAGCGCCGCGTCGAGCAGCCGGATGCTGGTGTTGGGCAGCGGGGTGCCGATGGGGGGCACCGCCCCGCCGGTGAGCGGCGCGCTCATGGTGGCGACGACGGTGGACTCGGTGGGCCCGTAGGCGTTGATCATCCGCCGGCCGGCCGACCAGCGGGCCACCAGGTCGCCTGTGCTGGCCTCGCCGCCCACGACCAGGGTGCGCAGTCCGTCGAGGCCCTCGGGCGTCAGGGTGGCCACGGCGGAGGGAGCCAGCAGGGTGTGGGTGATGCGGCGTTCGCGCAGGAAGGTGTGGAGCGCCTCGCCGACGAGCGGCCCGTGCGGCGGCAGGACGAGCGTGGCGCCCGCCGGCAGGGCCATCAGGACTTCCATGACGGCGCCGTCGAACGAGGAGGAGGCGAACTGCAGGACTCGGCTGTCCTCCGTGACCTCCAGCCGCGCGATCTCGGCGGCGGCGAGGTTGCCGATCCCGCGGTGCGGGACGAGGACGCCCTTGGGGGTGCCGGTGGAGCCCGAGGTGTAGATGACGTACGCGAGGTCATCGGCACGCGGGGCCGGCTCGGGTGCGGCGGTGGGGAGCGCGGCGAGCTTCCCGGCGTCCCGGGCGAGGTCCACGACGTCCGCGCCGGTGTCCGGCAGGCGCCGTACGAGCTCGGTGCGGGTGACGACGATCCGGGCGCCGGAGTCCCGGAGCATGAAGGCCAGCCGGTCCGCCGGGTAGCCGGGGTCCAGGGGCAGGTAGGCGGCACCGGCCTTCATGATGCCGAGCAGGCCGACGATCGCCTCCACGCCGCGCTCGGCGAACAGGCCGACGAACGTGCCGGGTCCGGCGCCGAGGGACCGGAGGTGGTGGGCGAGCCGGTTGGCCCGCTCGTCCAGTTCGCGGTAGCTGAGGACGGTGTCCGTGTCCTCCACGGCGGGCGCGTCGGGACGGCGGCGCGCGCTCGCCTCGACCAGCTGCGGGAACGTCCCGGTGGGAACGTCGGTGCGAGCACCGTTCCACTCGCGTACGACCTGCTCGTACTCGCCCTCCGTCAGCATCGGCAGGGTGGCGAGTGCGCGGTCGGGCTCGGCCGCGGCGGCGGACAGCACGGTGGACAGGTGCCCCGCGAAGCGGGCGACGGTGGCCTCGTCGAACAGGGCGGTGCTGTAGCCCACCTGGGCGGTGAGCCCGTCGTCGGTCTCGAAGAACTCGACGGTCAGGTCGAACGGCGCGGCCTCGCGGTGCACCGGGTAGCCGGCGGCGCGGACGCCGGGCAGGCCGACGCGGTCGCTCGGCGCGTTCTGCAGGACGACCATGGCCTGGACGAGGGGGGTGCGACTGGTGTCGCGGGCGGCGCCGACTGCGTCGACCAGTCGTTCGAAGGGCACGTCCTCGTGGGCGAAGGCCTCCAGGACGGTCTCCTTGAGCTGCGCCAGCAGGTCCCCGTACGACATGTCGGGATCGACGTGGGAGCGCAGCACGACCGTGTTGACCAGGAAGCCGACGAGGTTCTCCAGGTCACCGTGGTTGCGACCGGAGGAGGCGGTGCCGACGGCGACGTCCGCCTGGCCCGACCAGCGGGCCAGGACCGCCTTCACCGCCGCGGTCAGTGCCATGAAGAGGGTGGCGCCCTGCCGTTGCGCGAGGTCTCTGAGGGCTGTGGTGGTGGCAGCGGGGACGGGGAAGGTGTACGTGGCGCCGGCGGAGGAGCGTATGGCAGGGCGGGGCCGGTCCGTGGGCAGTTCCAGCGGCGCGATGCCGTCGAGGCGCTCGCGCCACCAGTCCAGGTGCCGGTCGAGGAGGCCGCCGCCTTCGAGACGGCCGCGTTGCCAGGCGGCGAAGTCGGGATACTGCACGGGGGTGTCGCCGAGGCGGGACTCGCGGCCCTCGGTGTGCGCGGCGTACAGCTCGCCCAGCTCGCGGGTGACGATGCCCATGGACCAGCCGTCGGTGACGATGTGATGCATCCCCAGGACGCACACGTGCTCGTCGTCGGTGAGGCGGACGAGCAGGACGCGGACCAGGGGGCCGGTCGTCAGGTCGTACGGGCGGGTCGTCTCGGCGCGTACGAGATCCCGCAGCCGGTCTTCGCGCAGCGCGGGTGCGACGCCTGTGAGGTTCTCGGTGCGCCACTCGGGAGCGAGCCGCGGGTGGACCACCTGGACGCCGCGGCCGCCGACGACGCCGAAGGTCGTGCGCAGCGACTCGTGGCGGGCGGTCAGGTCGTGGACGGCGGCGCGCAACGCGTCGGCGTCGAGGGCGCCGGTGAGCCGCATGCCCGTGGCGGTGTGGTACTCGGCGCTGCCTGGGTCGAAGTCCTCCAGGAACCAGAGGCGCTGCTGGCCGTACGACATGGGCAGGGCGCCGTCGCGGGGGACGGAGGGGATGGAGGAGTCCTCGACGGACTCCTCGGGTGCGACGAACGCGGCGAGTTCGGCGATGGTCCGGGTGTCGAAGAGGACGCGGGGCGGCAGCCTGACGCCCAGCGCCGCGCGCATCCGGGAGACGGCTCGGACGGAGAGGATGGAGTTGCCGCCGAGGGCGAAGAAGTCGTCGTGGACGCCGATGCCGTCGATGCCGAGGACCTCGGACCAGACGCCGGCGAGGGTCTCCTCGACGGGGTTGCGGGGGGCGGCGCGGTCGGTGCCGCCGCTCTCCTGGACGGTGGCGGGGTCGGGCAGGGCCTTGCGGTCCACCTTTCCGTTCGGGGTGAGCGGCAGGGTGTCGAGCACGACGATCGTCGAGGGGATCATGTGCTCGGGCAGACCGTCGGCGAGGTGGGCGCGCAGGTCGTCGGGGGTGGGGCGGCGCTCGCCGGAGGGTGAGACGTAGGCCAGCAGGTTGGTGTTGTGGGTGACGACCACGGCCTGTGCGATGGCGGGGTGGAGCGCGAGGGCGCTCTCGATCTCGCCGAGTTCGATGCGGAAACCGCGGACCTTGACCTGGTCGTCGGCGCGCCCCAGGTACTCCATGGTGCCGTCGGCGTTCCAGCGGGCCACGTCGCCGGAGCGGTACATGCGCTCGCCGGGGGCGCCGTAGGGGTTGGCGACGAAGCGCTCGGCGGTGAGGCCGGGCCGTCCGTGGTAGCCGCGGGCCAGACCTGCGCCGGCGATGTACAGCTCCCCGCGTACACCGACGGGGACCGGGCGCAGGGCGTCGTCGAGGACATACACCCGGAAGTTGGCGATGGGGGTGCCGATCGGTGGGACGGTCGCACCGCTGAGCGGGCCGCTCATGGTGGCGCAGACGGTGGTCTCGGTCGGGCCGTAGGCGTTGATCATCCGGCGGCCGCGGGACCAGCGGGCGACCAGGTCGGCGGTGCTGGCCTCGCCGGCGACGACGAGCGTGGCACCGTCCGGCAGGCCGCGGCCCTCGGGGAGGACGGCCACGGTCGCCGGGGTGAGGGTGGCATGGGTGACACCGTGTTCGGCGGCGTAGGCGGCGAGGGGCTCGCCGGGTGCGAGGGTCTCCTTGGAGCCCATGACCAGGGCGGCGCCGGTCAACAGGCCCATGCACACCTCCCAGAACGCCGCGTCGAAACTGGCCGAGGCGAACTGGAGGACGCGGCTGTCGGGGGTGACGTCGAACGCGTCGGCCTGGACGGCGGCCAGGTTGCCGATGCCGGTGTGGGAGACGAGCACGCCCTTGGGGCGGCCGGTGGAGCCGGAGGTGTAGATGGCGTAGGCGAGGTCCCCGGGCTCGAGCGTCACCTCGGGGGCGGTGGCCGGGTGGGCGTCCAGCGCGGTCCGGTCGTCGGTGAGGTCCACCAGCACGGCGCCGGCTTCCGGCAGCCGGTCGCGCAGTTCGCGCTGGGTGACGACGATGTGGGCGCCGGAGTCCTGGAGCATGTACGCGAGCCGGTCGGCCGGGTAGGCGGGGTCGAGCGGCAGGTAGGCCGCGCCGGCCTTCATGATGCCGAGCAGGCCGGCGGCCATGGCGGCGCCGCGCTCGACGCAGAGGCCGACCAACCGATCACGGCCGGCGCCCCGTTCGATCAGGTGGTGGGCGATCCGGTTTGCCCGCTCGTCCAGTTCGCGGTAGGTGACGGGGCCGTGTTCGTCGATGACTGCGGTCGCTTCGGGGCGGGCGGCGACCTGGGCGGCGTACAGCTCGGGGAACGTACCGGTGGGGACCTCGCGCGCGGTGTCGTTCCAGGCGCGTACGACCTGCTCGAACTCGCCGTCGGTGAGCAGGGGCAGAGCGGGGAGCGGCAGGGACGGGTCGGCCGCAGCGCCGGTGAGCAGTACGGCGAGGTGTCCGGCGAGGCGGGCGGCGGTCGTCTCGTCGAAGAGGGCGGTGCTGTGGCGGACGCGTATACGCGACCCGGCGGCGGCGATCTCCACGGACAGGTCCAGCGGATCGAAGTCCTGTCGTCCGGACGGAAGTTCGTCGAGAACGGCGACCATGGCCTGGACGTAGGGGGTGATGCTGGTGTCGCGCTGGGGGGCGAGGGCGTCGACGAGTTCGGCGAAGGGGACGCCGTCGTGGGCGAGGGCGTCGCTCAGGCCGCGAGCCGTGTGGCGCAGCAGGGTGGCGAAGGGCGCCGTGACGTCGACGTCGGTACGCAGGACGACGGTGTGCCCGGTGCCCGGGGAGACGGTGCCGAGGGCGATGTCCTCCTGCCCGGAGTAGCGGGCGAGCAGGGCCGTGACGGCGGCCGCGAGGACCGCGGTGGGGGTGGTGTCGTGACCGTGCGCCAGCTCCGTCAGCGCCGCGGCGGCGGGGGCGGGGAGCTCGCAGTCGTGGGTGGCGATGCCGGTCGACCGGACGACCGGACGTGGCCGGTCGGCCGGCAGCTCCAGGGGCGGAACGCCGTCCAGTCGGCTCCGCCAGAACTCGGTCTGGGCGGGGAGTGCCCGGTTCACCGGCACGTCGGCGCGAGCCACGTTTGTACCTCCAGGGAATTCGGCTTCAGGGCGTGGGGTGCCAGGGCAGGGGCCCGGAAGCCGGTGGGGAATGTCGGAAAGGTGAGGCGAAGGGGCCCGCCGTCCGGGCCGGCCGGGGCGTGATGACCGGGGCGTGGCGGGTGGGTGCGGTTACGCGGTCGTCGCCCGCCGGGCGGAACGGCCGCCCAGCTGCATGAGGGTGACGTCGCCGGTGGCGGGGTCCGTGACGAACCGGCCGGTGTAGGAGCCGGCCCGGGTGTCGGTCCGCCGGGCGGTGAAGACCAGGTCGTCGTGGAGGGTCACGTCGGCGGCGAGCCCGGTGCTGTCCGTCAGCAGCAGGCCGCCGCCCCGGTGGGCGCGGACGACGAAGGAGGTGTCGCCGTTGCGGTAGTCACCGGTGAAACGGTCGAGGCCTGACGTCAGGGACGGTGCCGTGGGGATACCGGCGCGGTGGTCGCCGACGGGCACGCCCAGTTCGTGCAGCGAGTCGACGAGCTCCGCCCACATCTGGGTTCCGGTGGTGGCGTTGGTGGTCAGGGCGACTGCGGTGCCACTGTCCGGGTGGAACCTCAGGTGGGCGGTACCGCCGTCGACGGTGCCGTCGTGGCCGTACCAGTGCCCGTCAGCCGAGGCGTAGTGCGCCAGGCCCAGTCCCCAGCCGTCGGCCATGCCGAAGGCGTCGGCGGCGGACACCCGCGCTCCCATCTCGGCCCGCTGCTCCTCGGGCAGCAGGGTGCCGGATTCGGGGTGCGTGCCCAGGTGCAGCCCGGCGAGGGCGACCAGGTCGTCGGCGCTGCCGGCGAGTCCGCTCGCCGGCGCCCAGCTCAGCGGGAGGAAGAGGCCGACGGGGCGGGCAGTGCGCTGCCGTCCCGGCTGGACCGCGTGGCCGTCGGCCAGGGGGCGCTGCCCGGTCGGGGAGCCGTTCACGAACACCGGGTCGATGCCGAGTGGCCGGAGAAGCACATTCTCCATGACGGCCTGCCACTTCATGTCTGTGACGGCCTCGATGACCCGGCCCAGAATGTTGTAACCGGAATTCGAGTACGAGAAGCAGTGGCCCGGTTCGTGCAGGCTGCGGGTGGTCGCGACACTCGCCGTGTAACGGGCGAGAGAGGCCTCTTCGACATCGTCCAGTTCATGATCGGCGACCAGTCCGGCGGTGTGGCTGAGCAGGTTCCGCAGCGTGACGGAGGAAATCGCCTCGTCCACCGCGCCGTCCCACTCCGCCAGGTACTCACCGACCGGGTCGTCCCATTCGAGGTCTCCGTCGGAGACTAACTGAGCCACCAGGGTGGCCGTGAACGCCTTGGTCACCGAGCCGAATGCGAAAGCCGTCCCCGTGGTCACCGGGTCGGCCGTGCCGGCACGTGTCACACCGGTGGCCAGGGACAGGCTTCCCCCCGCATGACGGACCGTCAACTGTGCGCCGGGAACCGAGTGCTCGTGCGCGAGCTCGCATAGTCGGTCCGCCGCAAGGTGCGCTTCCACGTCTCCCCTCTCATCGAACTCCGCTGGTACGGCCAGCCGCACCATGGGGGGTGTGGGTAGCCGTACCACGCATTCTCGATCAGCTGTTCACCGAACGGCAAGAGCTTTCGACATAAGGAAAAAACGCAGGTCAGACCGTATGCGCCGACCAGGGCAAGGTGGCGCTCACCTTCGTCGGTCCACCGGGCGGGCTACTGACGTCCAACCGCCCACCGAGCGCGGCGGCCCGGTCCTCCAGCCCGCGCAGCCCCGTGCCGGCCGCCGGGGAGGCCCCACCGGTGCCGTCGTCCGTCACCGAGACGACCAGGTGGTTGTCGTGTTCTTCCAGGGTGATGTGAATGCGGGTCGCGGAGGCGTGCTTGACGGTGTTGGCCAGACACTCGGCGACGATGTAGTACGCGGTCGACTCCACGCTCACGTCCGGGCGCCGGTCGAGACCGCTGGTCACCGCCACGGGCACGTGGAAGCGCTCCGTCAACGCCGTCACGGCCGCGTCCAGACCACGGTCGCTCAGAATGGGCGGCTGGATTCCCCGCACCAGATCGCGTATCTCGTCGAGCGCCTTACCGATTTCCTCGTGGGTTTCCTCGATGAGCGTGCTCAGATACTCCACGTCATCGCTGCGGCGGTGTCTTGCACGCGAAAGATGCATGAGCAGCACTGCCAGCCGGGCCTGCGCCCCGTCGTGCAGATCCCTTTCGAGGCGGCGGTAGTCGGCGTCATTCACCCGCAACGCCGCGATGCGCTGGCGTTCCGCCGCCTCTTCCCTTCGCTGCGATTCCGCCTCGTCGATACGGCTCAGAATGCGGCGCACCATCCGGGCCCGCAGCTTGCCCATCCAGAACAACAGCCCCAGCAACGCCGAGAAGAGCACTACGGAAGCGACGGCGACCAACACGCGCGTGACCGGTCCGGCCACCACCAGCGTGTTGCCGGGGCCGAAGGCCAGTTGCTCGGGCGGCCCGATGGGCAGGGAGACGACGAACGCGACCACGGGGAAGGCGAGGGCGGCCAGCGGCAGCAGCCACACCGTGCCGAGCAGCAGCAGACCGAGGTACCCGATGTCGTCCCAGCTCGCCTCCGCGGAGCGGTGCTCGCGTTCGCGTTCCTGCACGGCGGTACGGTGCGGAGCGTCCCCCGGCCCCGGATCGCCGACGACGGAGTGGGCGAGCAGCCGCTCGAGATCGGCGACGGCCCGCAGCAGAGGCAGGCTGAACGACAGGCCGTCACGCAGGAACGCCATCCGGGCGGGCAGCTGCCGCAACACCTCGCGCAGCGGGTTGTCCGGCCGGGGCAGCGGCCGCCCCCTCGTTCCCGGCGCCCACTGCACCACGGCTGCCACGGCGCGTACGCCGAGCACCACCGTCATCGGCAGGCCGACGAGCAGGAGCCACGAAGCGGCGCGCAGCGCCAGCGAGACCACGAGCAGCGGGGCCAGCAACAGGCCCACCAGGCTGCCGACGGAGAGGTAGATGAGACCGGCCGCCACGCGGTAAGGAGTCGGAAATGTCACGGGACTACAGACCACCGTGCGTCACTCGGCTCAGCCCTGGAGCCTTTCCATTCCCCGCAGATAATCCAGTACCGCCAGCACCCGCCGATGGTTCTCCCCCGAGTTCGGAATCCTCAACTTTCCGAGTATCGAGGTTACATGTTTCTCCACGGCCCGTTCGGATATACCGAGGCGGTTGACGATACCGCTGTTCGTCAATCCGGTCGCCATGAGCTCCAGCACCTGGCGTTCGCGCGGGGTCAGCAACTCGGTGGCGCGTTTCTCACGCGGACTGCCGACGAACTGCTTGAAGATGTCGGAGTCGAGGACGGTTTCCCCGCGCCGGACCCGGTGCAGGGCGGAGAGGAACTCCTCGAAGTCGCCCACGCGCTGCTTGAGCAGATAGCCCGCCCCGGCCGGAGCGTCCCGAACCAGCTCCTGCGCGTACGTGGGCTCCACGTACTGGGAGAGGAGCAGGACTGCCGTGTCGGTGCCGAGTTTCTGGACCTCAAGAGCGGCACGAATGCCCTCGTCCGTGTGAGTGGGCGGCATACGGACATCCATAATCACCACGTGCGGCCGGGCGCTGAGCACCACTTGAACCACGTCGGTGGTGTCACCCAGCGAAGCGACGACCTCGATTCCTTCGTCCGCCAGCAGCCTCGCCATTCCCGCTCGCAAGAGCGCGGAATCCTCGGCGATCGCGACGCGCATGGAGACTCCTGCTCGCTAGGATCGTGCCAACCAACTGCCGGACAAGCCGCAGAATGGTGAAGGGAAAGTTGAGCGGTGTGGGGGCCATCAGCATAGGCGCGGCGGGATGGCTGACGCTACGCCGACCGTCATGTGTCCGGGGTGAGAAGGGTCGCTACTGGCGCGACGTCACCGTCGCCACGCTCACTTGCCGGAGCAAACGTCCGGTCGCCGAGAGGCTCACCACAACACCCACGAGCACACACGCCGCAGTGAGCATTCCGAGCATTCCCCAGGGCACGCTCAGCGGTGTCTCGCCACCGAACACGGTCAGCGCTCCCCGGTAGGCACGGGCGCCGACCGTCACCACCGCGGCCGCCATCAGCACCCCCAGCAGCGTGGTGGACAACGTCTCCCACAGCGCCATCCGGCGCACCTGTCCCGCGCTGACCCCGATCATCCGCATGCCCGCGATCTCCCGGCCGCGTCGGCTGTACGACATGACCAGGGTGCTCGCCACCGCGATCAGTGCGTACAGCGACGCGGGCACGGCCAGCACGGCCAGTACCAGCCGGTTGAGCCGGTCCTGGTCGGTCGCCGCCCGCCCGAACCAGTCCGCGGTCGGGGTGATCCGCACCCGGTCCGCACCCAGCCGTTCGGTCAGCTCCGCGGCCACCGCAGGGACCGAGCCCGCGGACTTCTCGTCGAGCAGCACGGCCGCGTGCTCCGGCTCCGGGGCGGGGGAGGCGGCCCGGGTGCCGGAGGGCAGCAGCAACGGGGGCACGGCGGACCCGCCGTCCAGCACCGCGGTCACCCGTGCCTTGACCGGGTCGCCGCCGAACAGGCCGTACGTGAGCGTGGAGCCCGCGCGGTGCCCGTACCAGTCGGCGAACTCCCGGGAAACCGCCACCGCTCCGGGCCCGAGCGGGCCGAGGGTCCCGTCCACCACGGTGATCCGGTGCGTACGGGCCAGCGCCACCGGGTCGACGACCGCGGCCTGCTCCTTCCACGCCGAGTGCGGTCCCGCGACCGCGACCTCCACCGGGGCGGTCGCCGAGACCGCCGCCACCCGCGGGTCGGCCCGCAACTCCGCGACGGCCTCCCGACTCAACGTGGCGCCCGCGGCAGGCTCGACGACCAACTGCCCGGCGGTACGCGCCCGGTCGTCCGCCTCGGTCGCCGCACCCGTGGTGGAGAGCACCGTGGTGAAGACACCGACAATCGCGAGGATGGCCAGCACCGGCCCGACCAGGGACGCCGTGCGCCGTCGCGAAGTGCTCACCGACTCCGCGGCGAGCCGCCCGGCCACCGGGTCCGCCCAGCGCAGCGGCAGCGTCATCAGCCGCAGCAGCGGCGGCAGGTACAGCGGCCCGAACAGGGTGGCCGCAACGGCCAGCGCCATCGTGCCGAACAGCGCCAGCGGAGTGGCCGCCTCCGTACCGGCGCCGGGTGCGAGCGCCACCATCACCGCTCCGGCGACGCATGTCAGCACCCCCATCACGGCACGCCCCGCGGTGATCGTCCGCGCGTCCAGGTCCGCCTCGCGCAGCGCCTCCGTGGGCCGCACCCGGGCCGCCCGCTTCGAGGCGGCCAGCATGCCCGACACGGCGATGACCAGGCCACTGCCCGCGGCGAACACCAGCGGCCACAGCAGCGGTCCCGGTCGCAAATCGACCGGCGACAGACCGGTCCCGTTCAGCGACTCCAGAGCGACCGGAGCCGCCGCCGCCGCGACGACGCAGCCGGCCAGTGCGGCGGGCACCGCCACCGCCAGCGACTCGCCCAGCACCATCCGACGCACCTGCGGCCCGCCCGCGCCGACCAGACGCAGCAGCCCCATGTCGCGGCGGCGCAGCGCGATACCGAAGGCGAAGGTCCCGGCGATCACGAAGACCGTGACGAACGCCGACACCACCCCGGCCATCGCCAGCACGCTCTGCACGCCGCCCATGTCCAGGTCACCGCTGGAGAGGGTGCGTTCCGCGCCCGTGCCGTCGGTGAGGGTCACCGACAGGTTCCGGTTCGCGGCGCCCGGGGACACGGGCACCGCCCAGGTGGCGGCGAGCGCCGAAGCGGACACCCCGATCAGCGCCACACCGAGCGACAGCGCCACGAACGTACCGGCGAACAGGGCCCAGTAATGGCGCACCGACCGCACCGAGAGGCGCCACATCACCCCTCCCACAGACTCAGCTGGTGGGCGACCGCGTCGGCCGTCGGGTGGTCGAGCCGCCCGACGACCTTGCCGTCCGACAGGAACACCACGCGGTCCGCGCACGCGGCGG
The genomic region above belongs to Streptomyces marianii and contains:
- a CDS encoding serine hydrolase domain-containing protein yields the protein MEAHLAADRLCELAHEHSVPGAQLTVRHAGGSLSLATGVTRAGTADPVTTGTAFAFGSVTKAFTATLVAQLVSDGDLEWDDPVGEYLAEWDGAVDEAISSVTLRNLLSHTAGLVADHELDDVEEASLARYTASVATTRSLHEPGHCFSYSNSGYNILGRVIEAVTDMKWQAVMENVLLRPLGIDPVFVNGSPTGQRPLADGHAVQPGRQRTARPVGLFLPLSWAPASGLAGSADDLVALAGLHLGTHPESGTLLPEEQRAEMGARVSAADAFGMADGWGLGLAHYASADGHWYGHDGTVDGGTAHLRFHPDSGTAVALTTNATTGTQMWAELVDSLHELGVPVGDHRAGIPTAPSLTSGLDRFTGDYRNGDTSFVVRAHRGGGLLLTDSTGLAADVTLHDDLVFTARRTDTRAGSYTGRFVTDPATGDVTLMQLGGRSARRATTA
- a CDS encoding sensor histidine kinase yields the protein MTFPTPYRVAAGLIYLSVGSLVGLLLAPLLVVSLALRAASWLLLVGLPMTVVLGVRAVAAVVQWAPGTRGRPLPRPDNPLREVLRQLPARMAFLRDGLSFSLPLLRAVADLERLLAHSVVGDPGPGDAPHRTAVQEREREHRSAEASWDDIGYLGLLLLGTVWLLPLAALAFPVVAFVVSLPIGPPEQLAFGPGNTLVVAGPVTRVLVAVASVVLFSALLGLLFWMGKLRARMVRRILSRIDEAESQRREEAAERQRIAALRVNDADYRRLERDLHDGAQARLAVLLMHLSRARHRRSDDVEYLSTLIEETHEEIGKALDEIRDLVRGIQPPILSDRGLDAAVTALTERFHVPVAVTSGLDRRPDVSVESTAYYIVAECLANTVKHASATRIHITLEEHDNHLVVSVTDDGTGGASPAAGTGLRGLEDRAAALGGRLDVSSPPGGPTKVSATLPWSAHTV
- a CDS encoding response regulator transcription factor; the protein is MRVAIAEDSALLRAGMARLLADEGIEVVASLGDTTDVVQVVLSARPHVVIMDVRMPPTHTDEGIRAALEVQKLGTDTAVLLLSQYVEPTYAQELVRDAPAGAGYLLKQRVGDFEEFLSALHRVRRGETVLDSDIFKQFVGSPREKRATELLTPRERQVLELMATGLTNSGIVNRLGISERAVEKHVTSILGKLRIPNSGENHRRVLAVLDYLRGMERLQG
- a CDS encoding FtsX-like permease family protein, encoding MWRLSVRSVRHYWALFAGTFVALSLGVALIGVSASALAATWAVPVSPGAANRNLSVTLTDGTGAERTLSSGDLDMGGVQSVLAMAGVVSAFVTVFVIAGTFAFGIALRRRDMGLLRLVGAGGPQVRRMVLGESLAVAVPAALAGCVVAAAAAPVALESLNGTGLSPVDLRPGPLLWPLVFAAGSGLVIAVSGMLAASKRAARVRPTEALREADLDARTITAGRAVMGVLTCVAGAVMVALAPGAGTEAATPLALFGTMALAVAATLFGPLYLPPLLRLMTLPLRWADPVAGRLAAESVSTSRRRTASLVGPVLAILAIVGVFTTVLSTTGAATEADDRARTAGQLVVEPAAGATLSREAVAELRADPRVAAVSATAPVEVAVAGPHSAWKEQAAVVDPVALARTHRITVVDGTLGPLGPGAVAVSREFADWYGHRAGSTLTYGLFGGDPVKARVTAVLDGGSAVPPLLLPSGTRAASPAPEPEHAAVLLDEKSAGSVPAVAAELTERLGADRVRITPTADWFGRAATDQDRLNRLVLAVLAVPASLYALIAVASTLVMSYSRRGREIAGMRMIGVSAGQVRRMALWETLSTTLLGVLMAAAVVTVGARAYRGALTVFGGETPLSVPWGMLGMLTAACVLVGVVVSLSATGRLLRQVSVATVTSRQ